In Rissa tridactyla isolate bRisTri1 chromosome 2, bRisTri1.patW.cur.20221130, whole genome shotgun sequence, a single window of DNA contains:
- the CAVIN4 gene encoding caveolae-associated protein 4, translating to MDRREITPEADKTHQNRLSSVTEEEEEQDAAYTIVTVLDKVANIVDSVQASQKRIEERHREMENAVKTIQIDILKLAQAHGNTGYTVNKLLEKTRKVSSTVKEVRARVERQSASVRKVEAKQEEMLKKNKFRVVIYQEETECPSSLSVIKERTAGETLEDDFFPPDDLSSDEEYYIEESKATQFKKSGMRRIDDIKKAFSRENIQKTRQNFGKKVNRLRTRIVTPERRERIRQSGERLKQSGIRIKKTISQAAPTKETFKIHKKNKERTGAEGQEGIQEAGAHIASELAAAEPFTEEISYTEVITKVKKDKNSATKGASQSTEKGVTIPEVVLKQEGKEGGGGGGDDVPLLDLKQSA from the exons ATGGATCGCCGCGAAATCACCCCGGAGgctgacaaaacccaccaaaatcgTCTCTCCAGCGTcaccgaggaggaggaagaacaagACGCGGCTTACACCATCGTGACGGTCCTGGACAAAGTGGCCAACATTGTGGACAGCGTGCAGGCCAGCCAGAAAAGGATAGAGGAGAGGCACCGGGAGATGGAGAACGCCGTCAAGACCATACAGATCGACATTTTAAAGCTTGCCCAGGCTCACGGCAATACCGGCTACACGGTGAACAAGTTACTGGAGAAAACCCGCAAAGTCAGCTCCACCGTGAAGGAGGTGCGGGCACGCGTGGAGAGGCAGAGCGCCAGCGTGCGGAAGGTGGAAGCCAAACAAGAGGAgatgctgaagaaaaacaaattccgGGTCGTAATCTACCAG GAGGAAACCGAGTGTCCTTCATCTCTCTCTGTCATCAAAGAGAGGACCGCAGGTGAAACTCTAGAGGATGATTTCTTCCCACCTGATGACCTGTCCTCCGATGAAGAATATTACATCGAAGAAAGCAAAGCAACCCAGTTCAAGAAATCAGGCATGAGGCGCATAGATGATATCAAAAAGGCATTTTCGAGGGAAAATATCCAAAAGACGAGACAAAATTTTGGCAAGAAGGTAAACAGGCTTCGAACTAGAATAGTAACCcctgagaggagagagaggatCAGGCAGTCAGGAGAGAGACTGAAACAATCTGGGATAAGGATCAAGAAAACCATTTCACAAGCTGCCCCAACGAAGGAGACGTTCAAgatccataaaaaaaataaagaacgaACAGGAGCCGAAGGTCAGGAGGGGATCCAGGAAGCCGGTGCGCACATCGCCTCTGAgctcgcagcagcagagcccTTCACTGAAGAAATCTCTTACACAGAAGTGATCACTAAGGTAAAGAAAGACAAGAACAGTGCAACAAAAGGTGCTTCCCAGTCGACTGAAAAAGGAGTGACAATCCCAGAAGTTGTTCttaagcaggagggaaaagaaggaggCGGGGGAGGAGGTGATGATGTCCCTTTGCTAGACTTAAAGCAATCAGCATAA